The Synergistaceae bacterium sequence CTCATCCGCAAGCATGAGTTTACCGGACGGGTCCTTTCCGAATTCAAGCTTGAAGTCGACTAAAATTATGCCTCTTTCGGAGAAAAATTCACCGAGCGCCTTATTGACGCGGAGCGATATGTCCTTGATCTTTGCTATGTCATCCTCCGTGGCCCAGCCGAAGAGGATCGCGTGGTCCTCCAGGATCAAAGGGTCGCCGAGCTCGTCATTCTTGTAGCAGAATTCGATCAGCGGACGGGGGAGTTTCATGCCCTCTTTAACTCCGAGGCGTTTGCATAGGGATCCGGTCGTGATGTTACGGACGATGACCTCTATGGGTACTATTTTTACGCGTTTGACGACTTGATGTGTGTCGTCTGTCTGACGCACGAAGTGTGATTCGACGCCCTTGGATGCGAGGTACTCAAACAGCTTGGAGCTGATTTTATTGTTAAGCTGTCCCTTGCCGCTCATAGTTGCCTTCTTCTCTCCGTTGAACGCGGTGAAACTGTCCTTATATTCAACGATGACGAGATCCGGGTCCTCTGTGGTGAATAACTTCTTTGCCTTGCCTTCGTAGATGAGATCCTTCTTTGTAATTTCCATAATAGCGCACCTCCGTTAAATTTCTTCCACATAATTTCCATTGTCAAGGTAATTGCCGTCAAAACATGCCGTGCATAGTTCGCTCCGGGGCAGCCCTATAGCTTCCGCAAGCTCGTCGCAAGTCAGATATTCCAGGGAATCCGCGCCTATCTTCCTGCAGAGCGACGGTATATCCATCAGCGCCGCGGCAAGCTCGTCTGAGCTTGGTGTGTCTATGCCGTAATAGCATGGGAAGCATACAGGCGGCGATGCGATGCGCATGTGTACTTTCCCGGCTCCGCTGTCGCGTATCATTGAAACGATACGCCCTGCTGTCGTGCCGCGGACAAGTGAATCGTCAACTATAACTGCCTCCCGGTCCCTGAAAATTTCAGGCTGGGGGTTCAGCTTGATCTTTACGCCCGCCTCGCGGACGCGCTGTGTCGGCTGGATGAATGTCCTGCCGACGTATCGGTTCCTTACGACGCCAGACTCAAAGGGTATGCCTGAGCTCTCGGCGAACCCCAGAGCCGAGATGGTTCCGCTGTCAGGCATCCCGGCGACTATGGCATTTTCAGGGTTGCATGATTTTGCAAGCTTGTTCCCCAGCGCCTTGCGTACCCGGTAAACCGAGCGGCCGTCAATTACGCTGTCCGGACGCGCAAAATATACATATTCAAATGAACAGTGGCAGTGGCGCTGTGTCTCGACCGGAAGCCTGCGTGAGATCATGCCGCGTTTGTCGATGATGAGGATCTCTCCGGGGGCGACGTCCCGGATCATCTTTGCTCCTAGTATGTCGAGCGAACATGATTCTGACGCGACGTATATCGTGTCGTCGCGCTGCCCTATCACCAGCGGACGAAATCCCCATGGGTCCCGCGCTGCGATAAGGGATCCGTCGAAGAGCACGGCAAGGCTGTATGCGCCCTGTATCTTCATGAGGGCTGTCTCAAGCGCCTCAAGAGGGACAACTCCGGGCTGGTGAGCCATAAGCTGGAGTATTGTTTCAGTGTCGCACGACGTATGGAATATGGCGCCCCTGTCCTCAAGATAGCCGGTGAGCCCCTTGGCATTGGTAAGGTTCCCGTTGTGTGCTATAGCCACAGGCCCCTGTGCATAGTTCGCACCGAGAGGCTGGCAGTTTTCCGGCCTTGTGCCTCCCGCAGTGGCATATCTGACATGTCCGATGGCCGTGTGCGCATCTGCCGCCGCCAGGTCGCTCTGGTCCAGCGCCTCATGTACAAGCCCCAGCCCCTTTTTGATGTGCACGGTCCCGCCCGAGATCCACGCGACGCCTGCAGAGAGCTGACCCCTGTGCTGGAGAGCGCAAAGGCCGAGGTATATGTCCTCAAGGACAGGGCTGCCGCTCATACTGAAAGCTCCGAAGACGCCGCACATGCCTATATGCCCTCGAAGAACGCGGTCTTGAGCCGCTCCAGAGGAAGTTCAAACGATCCGTTCCATACAAAGCTTGTTCCGCCGGCCGTACCTATGCGGCGGAAGCGGAAACCGGCCCATATATTTTCAAATTCCGATATTTTTTCCTGTGGCACCGCATAAATCGCCCGGGCCCCGCCCTCGGAGAACAAGAGCGCTTCAAGCGATGATTCCGGCTCGATCGTGATGTCCATGCCAATATCCGAAGAGATAGCCTCTCCTGCAAGTGCAAGGGCAAGTCCGCCGCCTGCAAGGATCCGCCCTGAGCCGGCAGCGCCCGCATGTGCCGTTTTGACGGCGCGTTCGCGGAAGGCTCTTTCTTTTGCGCAGTCCGGCGCCACTGTTTTCCCAAGAGGCCTGTCGTTTTTCATCTCCTGGTATCGTGTTGCGCCAAGGGAACCATCCGTGTCGCCGACAAAATAGATCTTATCCCCGGGTCTTACTCTGCCGGAAGTCAAAAGCTGATCTCTGTCCGTCAGAAGTCCCGCCGTCACGACCAGTGGGGTCGGGCAGATGCGTCCATTCGCGGTCTCGTTGTAGAGGCTGACGTTGCCGGATACGACAGGGCAGTCAAGCTCGCGGCAAACGTGGGCGAGCCCCTTGACGCACTGCTCAAGCTCGTAAAATTTCTCCGGCACCTCCGGAGATGCGAAGTTAAGGCAGTTTGTCATGCCGAGGATATCCGCACCTGAGAGCCAGAGCCAGCGCAGCGAGCGTGCCATGGTCTCGGCAGCGCCGGAGTAAGGATCTGTCCAGCACTTCCACGGTTCGGCCTCCATAGTGAGCAGGCATGCGCGTCTTGTCCCGGGGACCTCAACCATCGCAACGGGGCTGCCTGGGCCGGCTATCGTGTGCAGCTGGACCATCGAATCGTACTGTTCCCATATGACGTGTTTGCTCCGTCCGTTATGGCAGCCGATGAGCGACAGAAGATCAGATGCCGGATCGTCTGACCTGAGTGTCGCAATATCCAGTTTTTGGCGCTCATCCATGTCCGCGGGTATCGCTGAAGGCCATGAGATCTCCGGGGTGTCTCCAAGAATGCCCACAGGAAGCTCGGCAATCAGTTCATCGCCGTTATAAACTTTGTACAAGCGGTTGTCTGTCATAGTGCCGATCACTGCGCAGTCAAGCCCGTAGTGTTTTGCAGTTGCAAATACATCGTCCAGTTTTTCGTTCTCGACTATGAGAAGCATACGTTCCTGGGACTCGGAGAGGAATATCTCCCAAGGCTGCATGCCCTGTTCGCGAAGCGGTATTTTCTGCACCTGTATGTCTATTCCGCAGCCGCTTTTGTGGGCGATCTCGCTTGACGAAGAGAGTATGCCTGCGGCTCCCATGTCCTGCATGGAAGCTATAAGGCATCTGTCAAGAAGGTCCAGGCAGCACTCTATCAGCAGTTTTTCCTCAAACGGATCACCTATCTGGATCTGGGGTCGGCTTGCACGCGAGTCTTCATCAAGCTCGCGCGATGCGAAGGAAGCTCCGGCTATGCCGTCACGTCCTGTCTTTGAGCCGAGCAGGACTGCGAGATCGCCGGCTTTTGCGGTCTTTGAGCTCGCCATCCTATCCAGACGGACAAATCCGGCACTGAACGCGTTGACGAGAGGGTTGTCGTTGTAGCAGGGTGAGTAGAAGGTCTTGCCCCCGACTACCGGAACGCCTACCGCGTTTCCGTAAGAGCCTATGCCTTCGACGATGCCCTTAGCGAGATTCTGTGTCTTTTGAAGCTCCGGATCCCCGAAAAAAAGACCGTCCATAGATACCGAAGGACGGGCCCCCATTGCTATTATGTCCCTTATTATGCCGCCGACTCCGGTTGCTGCGCCCTGAAACGGGGCTACCGCGGAAGGATGGTTGTGGCTCTCAACCTTGAACGCGAACCCCCAGCCTTCTCCCATATTGACCACGCCGGCATTTTCTCCCTGTCCCTGCAGGACATGCCTGCCTTTTGAGGGGAAGGTCCTGAGCAGGGGCCGCGTCGATTTATAGCTGCAGTGTTCGGACCACATTACGCCTATGAGGCTGAGCTCAAGGTCGTTCGGTCCCCGTCCCAGGATCTCTTTAACGCGCCCGTATTCGGTCTCGGAGAGGCCTGCTTCGCGGAAATCCATCAGAAAGCACCTCTTCCTGCAAATGTTTTTGCTATTGAATCCCAGAACATGACGCCGTCCGTGCCCCCGTTGAGATGCGCTATGGTCGCGCGCTCCGGATGCGGCATGAGTCCGAGTATGTTGCCGCGTCTGCCGCATATCCCCGCTATGCCGTTAAGCGCGCCGTTAGGCGCATATTCTTCTCCGGCTTTGCCGGTTTTCGGGTCTGCATATCTGAATATGACCTGTCCCGCATCCTCAAGTTCCTTAAGATCCTTCGGAGGCAGAAAATACAGTCCCTCATGGTGCGCTATCGGAAACTGGACTATGTCTCCGGTCTTAAACCCGGAAGTGAACATGTTGTCCGTGCGCTCAACGCGGATGTGGCACTTACGGCAGATAAAGCTAAGGGATGAATTTGGGAGCAGTACTCCCGGAAGCATTTTCGCCTCTGTAAGCACCTGAAAGCCGTTGCAGATCCCGAGGACAAGTTTCCCCTGATCGGCATGCCTGCGTACGGCCTCTATTATTGGGGATCGGGCGGCCATTGCGCCTGAGCGGAGATAGTCGCCGTAAGAAAATCCTCCCGGAAGGACCACAAGGTCCGGCTCGGTCGAAAAAGACTTTTCCTCATGCCATGTCATTTCAACGGCCGACTTAAGTGTCTCGGATATTGCCCGCTGAACGTCCCTGTCGCAGTTGCTGCCTGGGAAAACGACGACCGCCGTGTTCATTTCACGGCTTCCTTGACTGATATCTTAAAGGACTCGATCAGGTCGTTGACCAGAAGGTCGCCGCACATGGAGCAGAGCGATTTTTCTGCAGTTTCTGCGTCAGGGGAATCAAGTTCCATCGTTACGATACGTCCTACACGTACCTTGTCTATACCTTTGTATCCGAGGTTTATCAGAGTTTTCTCTACGGCTTTGCCCTGTGTGTCAAGAACTCCTTCGCGCGGAGTAATAACAACTTCTGCGTGAAAAATCATACAGTTGGCCTCCTTGGGTGGTTTGTAGTTTGTAGGTAATTGTTCACTTAGGTGTTTATAATATAACGCTGATAAAAATAAATGTCAATAAAATCTTTGTGCCAAAAAGACTAAAAAAAGCGGTTTTACTAACGATAATAACGCATAATAATTGACATCCAGTATAGCATTTTACTATAATACAACGTACGCAGATCATCATAGACAGCGGATGGGGCACGCAGGATCCAGGGATGAGAGAAATGTGGTCTTTGACGTAGTCCTGTCCATAAAACTCAAAGGGGGCAGATATGTTATGAAAGGTAGCAGGCGTCTTGTTATTTTAATTATGTTGGTTGTCTGTGTGACGATGATGGCAGGCTCTTCTGCATTTGCCGCAGCCAAGGTCATCAAGATAGGGGCTCTGTTCCCTCTCACCGGCCCTGCTGCCGTATCAGGGCAGAACTGCGTGAACGCAGTACTCGCGGCAGCCGATCTTATCAACAAGAAGAATGCCGATATCGATTTACCGCTTGCAGCACAGGAAGGGATCCTCGGCGGCTATAAGATCGAGATCGTGCAGGCCGATCACCAGGGCAAGCCTGATGTAGCCAAGTCAGAAGCTGAGCGTCTCTATAATCAGGAGAAGGTCTTTGCGATAATCGGATGCTACAACAGCTCAGCGACAAAACCTGCAAGCGCAGTTGCAGAGCGTGCAAAGAAGATCTTCATGTGCGGTTGCTCAAGCTCTGCGGCACTGACCGAGAGAGGATATAATTACTTCTTCCGTCATGCTCCTACCGACGCGATCGAGTCCAATGAGTTTGTTGACTACATCGCATATCTTAACAAAGAAAAGAATGCCGGTATAAAGACTCTCGGGCTTATCTACGAGAACACCGAATTTGGCAAGCACGCTGCCGACGAGGCACGCAAAGCTGCAAAGAGGACAGGGCTCGACATCGTCGCGGACGTTCCGTTCAACAACGGAGCAACGAACCTCAACAGCGAAGTACAGGCACTGAAGGCGAAGAACCCGGATGCAGTATTCGGAGCTGCTCTCGGCGGAGACTATTCGCTCTGGGTCCGCACGATGAAACAGGTAAACTGGCTTCCGAAAATTGCCATCAATTACTGCACCGGCTACCAGAACCCCGCTGTCCAGAAGGAGCTTGGACATGATGGAGACTTCTTTATGGGCGGCATGGGATACTCGCCGGAACTTGCCAAGAAGTTTATGGCTGAAGCGATGAAGGTCGAAAAAAGATACTATACACCGAGAAGCAACCAGCCGTTTGACAGTGATTCGATCCAGGAGGGTATAATGCTCCATGTCCTGGCACAGGCTATAGAGAAGGCCGGTTCGCTGGACACCGAAAAGGTAGTTAAAATCCTACGGACAGAAGAATTCCCATGCGGCATGGCTCTGAGCGGAACAGTCAAGTTTGCGCCGGGCGGGCAGAACATCAAAACACTGAGCGTTATAACTCAGATCAAGGACCAAAAGTACGGCACGGTTTTCCCGCTTAAGTATAAGGATACTGAACCTGTATTCCCGATGGTTCCGTGGGGTAAACGCAACTGATCATCCTTTACAGCTGAATAAACAGCATGAGGCGGGGCATCTTGTCTGCCCCGCCTTTTTTAGGGGGGGTTCTCGTGAGTAATTTTCTACAGGTCCTGATCGACGGCATACTGAGCGGGCTGCTCTATGCTCTGGTTGCAGTAGGTCTGAGTCTTATATGGGGCGTCATGGACGTCATCAATTTTGCACACGGTGAGTTTCTGATGGTGGCTATGTACATCTGCTACTGGATGGGGTTCATTCTGGGCATTGACCCGCTTTTTTCTTGGATCGCATCTGGAATATTTCTCTTTCTGCTGGGCTGTGTCACTTATAAGGTAATCATTAAAAACAGCCTCGGCAAAGCCGCTATGGCGCCGCTGCTTGCCACATTCGGCCTTTCCATGTTTCTTAAGAATTTCTGTATGAACCGCTTTACACCTAACTTCCGGCTTCTCTCAGGCACCATTATGGAGGGAAAGACGTTTAATGTCGGAGGGGCTATTATCTCAGTCCCTCAGTTTGTCACAGCTATCTTTGCACTTGTCGTCATTATCCTGGTCTACTGGCTGGTGAAGAAGACCCGTCTGGGCTGGGCGATACAGGCGACGGCGATGGACAAGGAAGCCGCTGAGCTGATGGGCATCGATACCGAAAATATTTATCTTCTCATATTCGGACTGGGAGGAGCATGTGTTGGCATAGCGGGCGGACTTATGACTTCATACCTGGCGGTGCATCCGGAAGTGGGCAGCCTGTTCAGCCTTATATCGTTCGTTGTCGTTGCGCTCGGTGGGTTCGGCAGCATCCCCGGCGCGCTCTTCGCCGCCCTTCTTATCGGCCTTGTTGAGTCTTTCGCTGGTTTCTACATAGCCGCTGTCGTAAAATATGTCGCAGTCTTTGCAATATACCTTATCGTAATTCTTGTCAGGCCTAAAGGGCTCTTCGGGTGGTGACGGCCATGGGAAAATATAAAGGAGACAAACTTTGGTACGGTTTTCTCATAATAGCAGTCATCCTTCCGTTCATCCCCGGAGTCATCGGCGGTTCGTTTTTCGGACATGTCGCCGCGATGGTACTGCTCTATGCCGCGATGGCACAGTCGTGGAACATAATCAGCGGATACTGCGGACAGGTTTCGTTCGGGCACTCCGTGTTCTTCGGTATAGGGGCTTACGGAGCTGCGCTTGCTGTAGTGAACTACCACACGCTCCCGTGGTACGGGGCTCCCCTCGGGATGTTGGCCGCAGCCCTGGTATCCGTAATTATCAGCTATCCATGTTTCAGACTGAAAGGGCACTATTTTGCTATAGCTACATTTGCTATAGTTGAGATATTTAACCGGCTCTTCATGATATGGGACAGGGTCGGCGGCGCCCTGGGTTTGGACTATCCGATACTTCCTGACGGATGGATAAACTTTTCGTGGTCTGATACAAAAAACGGCTACTATCTTGGCGCCCTTGCGATATTCACACTTGTCTTCGGAATAGTCCGCTGGATCGAGCATAACCGCATGGGCTACTATCTGCGTGCGGTCAGGGAAGGCCAGGAAACGGCGGAATCGCTTGGCGTAAACAGCACTATGGTCAAGCTCTCGGCAATGGCGCTCTCAGCGGCTCTCGCCGGGCTCTGCGGCGCCTTTTTCGCACAGTACAACTACCGCGTCGATCCCCCTATGGTAATGTCTCTGGATATGTCGATGAAATTTGTGCTCATCACCATACTTGGCGGAGTCGGTACTTTCTGGGGCCCGTTCCTGGGCGCGCTTGTGCTGATACCGCTGCAGGAGTACACGCGGGCATATCTCGCATATCTGGGCGCCGGTGTCGACCTTATAATATTCGGGCTTATCATAATTATCGTAATGATCAGGCAGCCGCTTGGGATAATGGGAGTTATCAGATACTGCATCAGAGATAAGCGGGATGAAAAGGAGGGTGACGCGTAATGGCACTGCTTGAAGTCAGAAATCTGACGATGAAATTCGGCTCTCTTCTTGCCAACAGCGATGTCTCCTTCGATGTCGGACCGGGAACGATAGTTGGGCTCATAGGTCCCAACGGCGCCGGCAAAACGACCCTTTTCAACTGTGTCGCAGGGCTCTACAAACCATCCGGGGGCACGGTGACATTTGACGGGAAAGATATCACCGGCTTTCCTGCATGGAAGATCGCGCGGCTTGGAATGGCGAGGACTTTTCAGGTTGTCCGTCCGCTTAAGGAAATGACAGTGTTCGAGAACATCCTTGTCGGAGCATATATGCGCCACAAGGATACAGCCAAAGCAAACGAGGTCGCCGAGCGCTGCATGTCCCTCTGTTTTCTTGAAGAGATGAGAGACAAGCTCGCAGGGGGGATGACAATAGGAAACAAGAAAAGACTTGAAGTTGCCAGATCTCTTGCCACGGAGCCCAAACTTCTTCTCCTTGACGAGTCCGTCGCAGGACTTACGTCCACAGAGGTAAAAGAGATGGTGGATGTTATCTTGCGGCTGAAGAAAGATGGCATAACTATCCTGATGGTGGAACACATCATGGAGGCGATCATGCCTATTGCGGATAAGATCGTTGTGCTGAACAGCGGAAGGAAAATTGCCGAGGATACTCCGCAGGCAGTTATAAATGACCCGTTCGTCATCACGGCTTACTTTGGCGAGAAATATGCCAGAAGGCTCAGAGCGGCAAAGGAGGGACAGTGATGGCTGCTATGCTTGAAGTCAATAATATCCACTGCGCCTATGACTGTGTCCCTGTCATACACGGGATATCCCTGGAAGTAAATGAAGGTGAAATAGTCGCCATATTGGGAGCCAACGGGGCAGGAAAGTCAACTGTCATGCGGACCATTGCGGGGCTTATGCATCCGCAGAGCGGCTCAATAAAATTCCTTGGCGAGGATATCAGCGATCTGCCGGCGTCACGCACCATCAAGAAGGGGCTCAGCTACGTACCCGAAGGCCGCCGCTTATTCGCGAAGCTCTCTGTCCGGGAAAACCTTGAACTCGGCGCGTTTGCTCTAAGTGACAGAAAAATCGTTGATGAACGGCTGGAGGAGATGTACGAACTATTCCCCATACTCAGGGAACGCAGGGATCAGATCGCGGAGACGATGAGCGGCGGGGAACAGCAGATGTGCGCTATAGCAAGAGGGCTTATGTCGAAGCCCAAACTGCTGATGCTCGATGAACTTTCGCTGGGGCTTCAGCCCAGCATTGTTGAAAAGGTATTTGAGACAGTAGTTGAGATCAACAGGCGCGGCGTCACAGTCCTGCTTGTTGAACAGATGGTGCAGGAAGCCCTTGAAATTTCAACAAGGGGCTATGTGATCCAGACAGGACGCATAGTACATGCGGGCAGTGCGCAGGAACTGCTGAACTCCGATGATGTACGCAGGGCCTATATGGGGATGTAGCTGCTTAAATTTGTATGACATGATTTTTATATGACATTTGGCGCCTGATCCTTGACGTATCCGCAAATGCAGAGGATCAGGTCTCTTTGTGCCTAAAGGTGGGAACTGTATGGGTTTTGCTTCTGAAATATTATGATTTAAAATAATTATAAATTGCTTGTAAATGAAAAGTACTAATGCTAGAATCCACTAGTTTCAACTTACATATATATCAGTGTGAAGGCGGGCAATAATATGGACAACAGGAAACGGATCGACCTTATTGATAGAGATAAGATACTGCCGCGGGATGAACTGGTCGCCTTACTTGCAACATTTAACGACGAGGACAGGGCTTATGCGGCAGAAAAGGCCAGGGCTTTGTCTATAGCACATTTTGGGAAGAAGATATATTTCAGGGGGCTTGTTGAAATTTCAAATTACTGCAGAAATGACTGTTATTACTGCGGCATCAGGAGAAGCAACAAAAACGCGGTCCGCTACCGCCTGACCAAGGAAGAGATCTTATCATGCTGCGAGCTGGGGTATGGCGCCGGCTTCCGTACTTTTGTACTGCAGGGCGGCGAAGACGAATATTTCTCGGATGACAGACTTATAGATATAATCAGCGGCATCAAAAATAAATATCCGGATTGCGCTTTGACGCTTTCGCTCGGAGAAAAAGACAGGGAGTCATACCAAAAGCTCTTTGACGCAGGAGCAGACAGGTATCTGCTGCGGCACGAAACGGCATGTGACGCTCATTATTCCAAGCTTCATCCGGCAGAGCTCTCTATCGCGCACAGGAAGCAATGCCTGTATGATCTTAAAGAAATCGGTTTTCAGACCGGCTGCGGAATGATGGTTGGTTCTCCCTTTCAGACCGTTGAGAACCTTGCGGAAGATCTTATTTTTATCAAAGAACTTGATCCGCAGATGGTTGGCCTCGGACCTTTCATCCCCCACAAAGACACGCCGTTTAAGGATCATCCCGCCGGTAAAGCGGAAGATTCACTGTTCCTTCTGAGCCTTGTCCGTCTCATGCTCCCAAGGGTACTTCTGCCGTCGACCACCGCGCTGGGGACGGTGCGGGAAGACGGCAGGGAACAGGGTATACTTGCCGGCGCCAATGTTATTATGCCAAACCTTTCTCCGCTTGAGACACGAAAAAACTATCTGCTGTACGACAATAAAATAGGCACCGCGGATGATGCCTCTGAAAGCGTGGCGCTTATAACTGATAAAATCAATAAAATAGGATATGAAGCGGTAGTTGACCGCGGGGATTACAGGTAGCAGCCCGGCAGAATATCTGTTTTGCCGTGGTCGCTCTTAATAAACTTCCTTATTCGTACAGTTGAAGGATCTGACAGGGAGAGGTGGCAGTAATGGCAGAGGATATTTTTCAGAGATCGCTTGATATGCACAGAGAACTAAGGGGCAAACTGGATATTGAATGCCGAAGCAAAATAGAGAGCATGGATGACCTTGCACTGGTGTATACCCCTGGAGTCGCTGAGCCGTGCAGGGAAATAGAGCGGGACCCCGAAGCGATATGGGATCTTACGATGAAGAACAACCTTGTAGCGGTCATAACGGACGGCACAGCGGTGCTTGGGCTCGGCGATATAGGGCCTGCGGCGTCCCTGCCTGTCATGGAGGGCAAGTCCTGTCTTTTTAAGCGTTTTGCCGGCATCGATTCGATCCCCATCGCTGTAAGCACGAAGGATGTGGACGAGTTTGTCGATGCGGTATCGAGGATAGCGGTGTCGTTCGGCGGGATCAACCTTGAGGATATTTCAGCCCCGCGCTGTTTTGAGATAGAGCGCAGACTTCAGGAAGCGCTTGATATACCGGTCTTTCATGACGATCAGCACGGTACGGCCGTTATTGCGCTGGCCGCTTATAAAAATGCTCTGAGGCTTACCGGCAGAGACCTGGAGAAGGCAATGCTTGTAATCAACGGGGCAGGGGCCGCCGGATGTTCGATAGCGAGGTATTTTATCTCCGCAGGAGCAAGGAACATCGTGATGTGTGACATAAACGGGGCACTATGCGCCGGATATACGGAAGGGCTGAACGAAGCCCAGATATCATTGTCCGAGGCAACAAACCCGGAGAGGCGAAGGGGAAGTCTCGCAGATGTGATAAAGGGTGCGGATGCGTTCCTCGGCGTCTCGCGTCCGGGACTGCTTACCGGAGATATGGTAAGGACTATGGCTGAGAGACCCGTCATATTTGCCATGGCGAACCCGACGCCTGAAATTTTCCCGGATGAAGCTCTTGCAGCCGGGGCAGCCGTTGTAGCAACGGGCAGAAGTGATTTTCCAAATCAGGTAAACAATTGCCTAGGTTTTCCGGGTATTTTCCGCGGGGCGCTTGATGTCCGCGCGCGGACGATAAACGAGGAGATGAAGATCGCAGCATCAAAGGCGCTGGCGGAACTTGTCAGCGATGAAGAACTTTCAGAGAACTATATAATCCCTGGAGTCCTTGACCCGCGCGTTGTCCCGGCAGTGGCGGCAGCTGTTGCGGCAGCGGCACATAAGACAAAGGTGGCGAGAATTTAATGTTCATGGATCATGAGTCGGCAGAAAAGATAGTCAGGGAATATGGCAGCCCTGTATATGTCTACAGCGAAAAAATACTCCGTGAGAGATGCAGGGATCTGCTTGATGCATTTGACGGCAGGATAAAACCCAGTTATTCCGCGAAGGCCAACTCAAACCTCACACTGCTTCGGATCATCCGCGAAGAGGGGTTGGGCGCGGATGCAATGTCGCCTGGCGAGATATTTGTCCTTGAAAAGGCCGGGTTCTCACACGGGGAGATCTTCTACATCGGCAATAATGTATCATGCGAGGAGATGCGGTACGCGACAGACAGGGATATCATGGTGAGCGTCGATTCGCTTGCACAGCTTGAGCAGTTCGGGCAGATAAACCCGGGAGGAAGGGTCGCGGTAAGGTTTAACCCGGGGCTTGGAGCCGGACACTGCGACAAGGTCGTCACGGCAGGCCATCATACCAAATTTGGCGTACAGGCGGAGTTCTGCCCGCAGGTTAAAGAGCTGCTTAAAAAGTATGGATTGACGCTTGCCGGGATCAATCAGCATATAGGCTCGCTCTTTCTTGATGCTGATCCCTATGTGGAGGCCGCCGAGATGCTCCTGGATATGATAGGGGAAGAGTTCCCCGGTCTTGAGTTCATAGACTTCGGGGGCGGCTTTGGTGTGCCGTACAAACCATCAGAACACAGGCTTGACTTCAATGACCTCACGGGCAGGCTGTTTCCGGTAATGGACAAATTCATCGAGAGATACGACAACAAAGATGTGCGCTTCAAGTGTGAGCCTGGCAGGTATATAGTTGCTGAGTGCGGAGTGCTCCTAGGGACTGTGCACGCGGTCAAGGAAAATTACGGCTCTGTATACGTCGGCACCGATATCGGGTTCAACGTTTTGATGCGGCCTGTGCTCTACGACTCATACCATGAACTGTCCGTTCTGAGGGCTGACGATCCAGCTCAGGATTATGACGGTTCTGTCATAGTAACGGGAAACATCTGCGAGAGCG is a genomic window containing:
- a CDS encoding ABC transporter substrate-binding protein is translated as MKGSRRLVILIMLVVCVTMMAGSSAFAAAKVIKIGALFPLTGPAAVSGQNCVNAVLAAADLINKKNADIDLPLAAQEGILGGYKIEIVQADHQGKPDVAKSEAERLYNQEKVFAIIGCYNSSATKPASAVAERAKKIFMCGCSSSAALTERGYNYFFRHAPTDAIESNEFVDYIAYLNKEKNAGIKTLGLIYENTEFGKHAADEARKAAKRTGLDIVADVPFNNGATNLNSEVQALKAKNPDAVFGAALGGDYSLWVRTMKQVNWLPKIAINYCTGYQNPAVQKELGHDGDFFMGGMGYSPELAKKFMAEAMKVEKRYYTPRSNQPFDSDSIQEGIMLHVLAQAIEKAGSLDTEKVVKILRTEEFPCGMALSGTVKFAPGGQNIKTLSVITQIKDQKYGTVFPLKYKDTEPVFPMVPWGKRN
- a CDS encoding branched-chain amino acid ABC transporter permease, producing the protein MSNFLQVLIDGILSGLLYALVAVGLSLIWGVMDVINFAHGEFLMVAMYICYWMGFILGIDPLFSWIASGIFLFLLGCVTYKVIIKNSLGKAAMAPLLATFGLSMFLKNFCMNRFTPNFRLLSGTIMEGKTFNVGGAIISVPQFVTAIFALVVIILVYWLVKKTRLGWAIQATAMDKEAAELMGIDTENIYLLIFGLGGACVGIAGGLMTSYLAVHPEVGSLFSLISFVVVALGGFGSIPGALFAALLIGLVESFAGFYIAAVVKYVAVFAIYLIVILVRPKGLFGW
- a CDS encoding branched-chain amino acid ABC transporter permease; translation: MGKYKGDKLWYGFLIIAVILPFIPGVIGGSFFGHVAAMVLLYAAMAQSWNIISGYCGQVSFGHSVFFGIGAYGAALAVVNYHTLPWYGAPLGMLAAALVSVIISYPCFRLKGHYFAIATFAIVEIFNRLFMIWDRVGGALGLDYPILPDGWINFSWSDTKNGYYLGALAIFTLVFGIVRWIEHNRMGYYLRAVREGQETAESLGVNSTMVKLSAMALSAALAGLCGAFFAQYNYRVDPPMVMSLDMSMKFVLITILGGVGTFWGPFLGALVLIPLQEYTRAYLAYLGAGVDLIIFGLIIIIVMIRQPLGIMGVIRYCIRDKRDEKEGDA
- a CDS encoding ABC transporter ATP-binding protein — protein: MALLEVRNLTMKFGSLLANSDVSFDVGPGTIVGLIGPNGAGKTTLFNCVAGLYKPSGGTVTFDGKDITGFPAWKIARLGMARTFQVVRPLKEMTVFENILVGAYMRHKDTAKANEVAERCMSLCFLEEMRDKLAGGMTIGNKKRLEVARSLATEPKLLLLDESVAGLTSTEVKEMVDVILRLKKDGITILMVEHIMEAIMPIADKIVVLNSGRKIAEDTPQAVINDPFVITAYFGEKYARRLRAAKEGQ
- a CDS encoding ABC transporter ATP-binding protein, whose protein sequence is MAAMLEVNNIHCAYDCVPVIHGISLEVNEGEIVAILGANGAGKSTVMRTIAGLMHPQSGSIKFLGEDISDLPASRTIKKGLSYVPEGRRLFAKLSVRENLELGAFALSDRKIVDERLEEMYELFPILRERRDQIAETMSGGEQQMCAIARGLMSKPKLLMLDELSLGLQPSIVEKVFETVVEINRRGVTVLLVEQMVQEALEISTRGYVIQTGRIVHAGSAQELLNSDDVRRAYMGM
- the hydE gene encoding [FeFe] hydrogenase H-cluster radical SAM maturase HydE; this translates as MDNRKRIDLIDRDKILPRDELVALLATFNDEDRAYAAEKARALSIAHFGKKIYFRGLVEISNYCRNDCYYCGIRRSNKNAVRYRLTKEEILSCCELGYGAGFRTFVLQGGEDEYFSDDRLIDIISGIKNKYPDCALTLSLGEKDRESYQKLFDAGADRYLLRHETACDAHYSKLHPAELSIAHRKQCLYDLKEIGFQTGCGMMVGSPFQTVENLAEDLIFIKELDPQMVGLGPFIPHKDTPFKDHPAGKAEDSLFLLSLVRLMLPRVLLPSTTALGTVREDGREQGILAGANVIMPNLSPLETRKNYLLYDNKIGTADDASESVALITDKINKIGYEAVVDRGDYR